A single Anopheles funestus chromosome 2RL, idAnoFuneDA-416_04, whole genome shotgun sequence DNA region contains:
- the LOC125766013 gene encoding gustatory and odorant receptor 22-like encodes MVIKESEFDDSLGYALLRREMGAVWDTSKDERMINGTMDPELIQRAKERAIRAQLNSADGDTCETHDQFYRDHKLLLVLFRGLAVMPITRSVPGRITFSWRSAASIYAFCFYIVSTVIVLVVGYERIKVFQTTTKFDEYIYGILFVIFLVPHFWIPFVGWGVAGQVAIYKTMWGAFQVRYYRVTGTSLQFPHLKVLIVFFSIGCLVCAIVFLLSLSFLLEGFALWHTSAYYHIITMLNMNSALWYINSRGIRVASSSLSRCFRQDVAIECTAAMISRYRFLWLNLSELLQALGNAYARTYSTYCLFMFVNITVAIYGALSEIIDHGFGFSFKEIGLIVDTVYCSTLLFIFCDCSHNATLQVAQGVQDTLLSINLLKVDQPTQKEIDLFIQAIEMNPAIVSLKGYAEVNRELLTSSIATIAIYLIVLLQFKLSLISQQIPAEIIENVKVLQKQ; translated from the exons ATGGTTATCAAGGAAAGTGAGTTTGATGATTCGCTTGGGTACGCGTTGCTTCGCCGTGAAATGGGCGCCGTCTGGGACACGTCCAAGGACGAGCGAATGATCAACGGTACTATGGATCCGGAGTTGATTCAACGCGCCAAGGAGCGTGCCATCCGTGCCCAGCTTAATTCTGCCGATGGAGATACGTGTGAAACGCACGATCAGTTCTATCGCGACCAtaagctgctgctggtgctgttcCGTGGGCTGGCGGTTATGCCGATCACTCGCTCAGTGCCCGGCCGTATCACATTCAGCTGGCGATCGGCTGCCTCCATCTATGCGTTCTGCTTCTACATAGTGTCCACCGTGATCGTGCTGGTGGTCGGGTACGAACGTATTAAAGTGTTCCAAACGACGACCAAGTTCGACGAGTACATCTACGGCATACTGTTCGTGATCTTTCTCGTACCACACTTCTGGATTCCGTTCGTGGGCTGGGGTGTCGCCGGGCAGGTCGCCATCTACAAGACGATGTGGGGCGCGTTCCAGGTGCGCTATTACCGTGTCACCGGCACATCGCTCCAGTTTCCCCATCTGAAGGTGTTGATCGTTTTCTTCTCGATCGGGTGTCTCGTGTGTGCGATCGTGTTTCTGCTCTCGCTCAGCTTCCTGCTGGAGGGGTTCGCCCTGTGGCACACGTCCGCCTACTACCACATCATCACGATGCTCAACATGAACAGTGCGCTCTGGTATATCAACAGTCGCGGCATCCGGGTGGCCTCCTCTAGCTTGTCGCGCTGCTTTCGACAGGATGTGGCGATCGAATGTACCGCCGCAATGATCTCGCGCTATCGTTTCCTGTGGTTGAACTTGAGCGAATTGCTGCAAGCACTCGGGAACGCTTATGCGCGCACCTATTCCACCTACTGTCTGTTCATGTTCGTCAACATCACCGTCGCTATTTACGGTGCACTGTCGGAAATTATCGACCATGGGTTTGGGTTTTCGTTCAAGGAAATCGGTCTCATCGTAGACACGGTTTACTGCTCCACGCTGCTGTTTATCTTCTGCGATTGCTCGCACAATGCAACGCTGCAGGTGGCGCAAGGTGTACAAGACACGCTGCTCAGCATCAATCTGCTGAAAGTGGACCAACCGACACAGAAGGAGATTGATCTGTTCATACAGGCGATCGAGATGAACCCGGCCATCGTGAGCCTTAAAGGCTATGCGGAAGTTAATCGTGAATTACTCACCTCG AGTATTGCCACGATCGCTATCTACTTGATCGTACTGTTGCAATTTAAGCTGTCGCTCATCTCACAACAAATTCCGGCAGAAATTATCGAAAATGTTAAAGTCTTACAAAAACAGTAA
- the LOC125766015 gene encoding L-dopachrome tautomerase yellow-f-like — MDYLRVSVVTILWALLVLGGSGTEFEKVFEWKQMSYSDLPDLNKGNGAILFPRVLGDAENETFHAYDNIPMGASHHKNRLFITIPRRRPGVPATLNVIDLSKVTRGDRSPPLKAYPTYPINELQPQYAPDLRRLVSVYRTRVDACERLWFVDTGMLEYPDNRQQIQRPQVWIIDLKRDQLVQRYTIPESIVREGVGMASITVDVEPTDCEGAYAYIPDLTANAIHVYSLRDNDMWSFNHSSFAYDRNRATFNVAGQRFEWDDGVFSITIGQNDTIARSKLVYYHPMVSTTEFGTFTSILQNKLIAQSGFYDGLFEALGERGANTQSTMHHYDPRTGVMFYAEVNRNSIGCWNTNHIFDAGNHAVVHLDNRELIYPTDLTSDSDGMLWVLTNNLPTWIYSRLNESDYNFRLWRQDPTVAIRGTKCDNAL; from the exons atggattATCTACGCGTTTCTGTTGTCACCATTTTGTGGGCACTGCTTGTGCTTGGTGGCAGTGGTACCGAGTTCGAGAAAGTGTTCGAATGGAAACAGATGTCCTACAGTGATCTTCCAGATCTTAACAAAG GTAATGGGGCAATTTTGTTTCCGCGAGTGTTAGGAGATGCCGAGAACGAAACGTTCCACGCGTACGATAACATTCCAATGGGTGCAAGTCATCACAAAAATCGGTTGTTCATCACGATACCACGCCGAAGACCGGGTGTTCCGGCAACGCTTAATGTGATCGATCTGTCCAAGGTGACGCGTGGCGATCGTAGCCCACCGTTGAAAGCTTATCCCACCTATCCTATCAATGAGCTACAG cCACAATATGCGCCTGACTTGAGACGGTTAGTTTCGGTGTATCGCACCAGAGTAGATGCCTGCGAACGGTTGTGGTTTGTCGATACGGGCATGCTGGAGTATCCGGATAATCGACAACAGATACAGCGTCCCCAGGTCTGGATCATTGATTTGAAGCGTGATCAGCTAGTACAACGGTACACAATTCCCGAATCGATCGTACGGGAAGGAGTCGGAATGGCCAGCATCACCGTGGACGTAGAGCCAACCGACTGTGAGGGAGCGTACGCGTACATACCGGATCTCACTGCAAACGCCATCCACGTGTACAGTCTGCGTGATAATGACATGTGGTCGTTTAACCATTCATCCTTTGCGTACGATCGAAATCGGGCCACATTTAATGTGGCTGGCCAACGATTCGAATGGGACGATGGTGTGTTTTCTATAACGATCGGACAGAACGACACGATAGCGAGATCGAAACTAGTCTACTACCATCCGATGGTTAGCACGACCGAGTTTGGGACGTTTACCAGCATTCTACAGAACAAGCTAATCGCACAGTCTGGGTTCTACGACGGTTTGTTCGAGGCGTTGGGCGAACGCGGTGCAAACACACAATCTACCATGCATCATTACGATCCACGTACCGGTGTAATGTTTTATGCCGAGGTGAACAGAAACTCGATCGGATGCTGGAACACAAATCATATATTCGATGCCGGTAATCACGCGGTGGTACATCTGGACAACCGGGAGCTCATCTATCCGACCGACTTGACGAGTGACTCCGACGGTATGCTTTGGGTGTTGACAAACAACCTACCGACATGGATCTATTCGCGGTTGAATGAGAGTGACTACAATTTTCGCCTGTGGCGACAAGATCCAACGGTCGCTATTCGTGGCACAAAGTGTGATAATGCTCTTTAG
- the LOC125766014 gene encoding L-dopachrome tautomerase yellow-f-like: protein MCEKRTFALRCVILLVTVTLCRTVQGDEFEEVFRWKLLKFNKSDTGEDSDGVLFPEMPDDAPEMVTLNESFVPYHNLPMGVTHHKGRVFITVPRRRTGIPSTLNVIVLDQVPEGEKSPKLDAYPNSLTNELRSPYLPDPKKLISVYRTRVDHCDRMWFVDTGFLEYPGHRKQVQRPALWIIDLLKDRKVRQFEIPESIVPEGHGMASVTVDSSSDDCDGAFAYIPDLAFYRLYVYSFRENRMWKFQHEFLSFDPRMTGFGVAGVRFRWNDGIFSIALGPQQQSTEKGRQVYFHAMASTSEYRTSSSVLQNETIAKTGGYDHLFTHLGERGIKTQSTIHQYDPQTGVLFYAEVNRNSIGCWNSAHHFNPENHGIVHLDNKNFIYPSDMTLDSDGDLWVMTNGLPRWLYASLDADDYNFRIWRQNPAKAIAGTICAPDA, encoded by the exons ATGTGTGAGAAAAGAACGTTCGCGTTGCGGTGCGTCATTCTGCTCGTTACGGTGACTTTGTGCCGTACGGTTCAAGGAGATGAATTCGAAGAAGTGTTCCGTTGGAAGCTgcttaaatttaacaaaagtgATACCGGCGAAG ATTCCGATGGAGTTTTGTTCCCGGAAATGCCGGACGATGCGCCGGAAATGGTGACACTGAATGAAAGCTTCGTGCCTTACCACAATCTACCGATGGGGGTGACACATCACAAGGGCCGCGTGTTCATAACCGTACCAAGACGTCGTACCGGCATTCCGTCCACGCTGAACGTTATCGTGCTGGATCAGGTGCCGGAAGGTGAAAAGTCACCCAAGTTGGATGCGTATCCGAACTCGCTGACGAATGAGCTAAGG AGTCCTTACCTACCGGACCCGAAAAAGCTCATCTCCGTGTATCGCACCCGTGTGGATCATTGCGATCGTATGTGGTTCGTCGATACTGGCTTTCTCGAATATCCCGGCCATAGAAAGCAAGTACAGCGTCCTGCACTGTGGATCATTGATTTGCTGAAAGATCGAAAGGTACGGCAGTTTGAAATACCGGAATCGATCGTACCTGAAGGTCATGGTATGGCTAGCGTTACAGTCGACTCGTCTAGCGACGATTGTGATGGTGCGTTCGCATACATACCCGATCTTGCCTTCTACCGGCTGTACGTGTACTCGTTCCGGGAAAACCGGATGTGGAAGTTCCAGCATGAGTTCCTTTCGTTCGATCCACGAATGACCGGGTTTGGTGTAGCGGGTGTACGGTTTCGTTGGAACGATGGTATCTTCTCGATCGCTCTCGGTCCACAGCAACAGTCGACGGAGAAAGGACGACAGGTGTACTTCCATGCCATGGCCAGCACATCGGAGTATCGGACTAGTTCGAGTGTCTTGCAGAATGAAACTATTGCGAAAACCGGAGGATATGATCATTTGTTTACT CATCTTGGCGAGCGTGGTATTAAAACGCAATCCACCATTCACCAGTACGATCCTCAGACTGGTGTGCTGTTCTACGCTGAAGTTAACCGCAACTCGATCGGTTGCTGGAATTCTGCCCACCACTTCAATCCCGAAAATCACGGTATCGTTCATCTGGACAATAAGAACTTTATCTACCCGTCCGATATGACT CTCGACAGCGACGGTGACCTGTGGGTCATGACGAACGGATTACCAAGGTGGTTGTACGCGTCGCTCGATGCTGATGACTATAATTTCCGTATTTGGCGGCAAAACCCGGCAAAGGCAATCGCAGGAACAATCTGTGCACCCGATGCATAA
- the LOC125766012 gene encoding L-dopachrome tautomerase yellow-f2-like has product MAKAGAVALLLLATLAAVARGQVDEVLKWQKVEYDVPAEVLQRENGYIPIGNIPMGAVHHKNRVFVAVARRRWGIPSTLNVVDISPPFPNTNVILKPYPNFALNELRADLQPDANRIVTVYRPRVDRCDRLWFVDTGMMEIPGNFTVVQRPSVWSIDLTTNEPIHRFEIPKEAVETGYGLTSITLDVDPTDCEKVFVYISDLQTYRMVVYDYANRRAWRFLHNYFFLNPLEGDYLIQGINFAWDDGIFSIALGNQDPTTKFRTAYFHALSSNSEFTVSTEVLRNETASQRSWHGTDFKLLGYRGSKSQSSIHAFDPETEVIFFALIQQNAILCWDSNKPFASQNMAIVYKNDRDIVYPNDLSIDQNGYVWFMTNSIIKLLYTQLSLDDFNFFVWRANIKQIIKGTVCDPSSPPNVLSGQRFGDENNNDRVTFFEHKDKQGPGGGPYGGWGHGPGRPGRRP; this is encoded by the exons ATGGCGAAAGCAGGCGCTGTAGCACTGCTTCTGCTGGCCACCCTTGCGGCTGTAGCCAGGGGACAGGTCGATGAGGTATTGAAATGGCAAAAGGTAGAATACGACGTACCGGCGGAAGTGTTACAGCGTGAAAATGGCTACATACCAATTGGTAACATACCGATGGGTGCTGTACATCACAAGAATCGGGTGTTTGTGGCCGTTGCCCGCCGTCGCTGGGGTATCCCATCCACACTGAATGTGGTCGACATTTCGCCACCATTCCCCAACACGAACGTGATCCTCAAGCCGTATCCTAACTTCGCTCTTAACGAGCTACGG GCGGACTTGCAACCAGACGCGAACCGTATTGTGACGGTTTACCGTCCACGTGTCGATCGTTGCGACCGGCTGTGGTTTGTCGATACGGGCATGATGGAAATCCCCG GAAACTTTACTGTCGTCCAAAGACCCTCTGTCTGGTCGATCGATCTTACAACCAACGAGCCAATCCATCGCTTCGAAATCCCCAAGGAAGCGGTCGAAACTGGCTACGGATTAACTTCGATCACGCTCGACGTAGATCCGACCGATTGCGAGAAGGTGTTCGTGTACATTTCCGATCTCCAGACGTACCGCATGGTGGTGTACGATTATGCTAACCGACGCGCTTGGCGCTTCCTGCACAACTACTTCTTCCTTAACCCGCTCGAGGGTGACTACCTGATCCAAGGTATTAACTTCGCCTGGGACGATGGTATTTTCTCGATCGCGCTTGGTAATCAAGATCCGACCACCAAGTTCCGTACCGCTTACTTCCACGCCCTGTCGAGCAACTCCGAGTTTACCGTGTCCACGGAGGTCCTGCGTAATGAGACGGCTTCCCAGCGTTCCTGGCATGGGACCGACTTTAAGCTGCTTGGCTACCGTGGCAGCAAGTCCCAGTCAAGCATACACGCGTTCGATCCGGAAACGGAAGTGATCTTCTTCGCGCTGATCCAACAAAATGCGATCCTCTGCTGGGATTCGAACAAACCGTTCGCATCGCAAAACATGGCGATCGTGTACAAAAACGATCGTGACATTGTGTACCCAAATGATCTTTCG ATCGATCAAAACGGTTACGTATGGTTCATGACGAACTCCATCATTAAGCTGCTGTACACCCAGCTGAGCTTGGACGATTTCAATTTCTTCGTGTGGCGTGCGAACATCAAGCAGATCATCAAGGGTACCGTTTGCGATCCATCCTCACCGCCGAACGTACTGTCCGGCCAGCGGTTTGGAGACGAGAACAATAACGATCGTGTGACGTTCTTCGAGCACAAGGACAAGCAGGGACCGGGCGGTGGTCCGTACGGAGGCTGGGGACACGGTCCGGGTCGCCCTGGTCGACGGCCGTAA